Proteins encoded in a region of the Myxococcus guangdongensis genome:
- a CDS encoding non-ribosomal peptide synthetase codes for MPPAAHAATRPTELADPTASPTPPEPSAPRGHGPCVTHPQPGRASWTPLDFQALPLKRFEFDKQQSPGLRWTNNESSRACAVVGPHSTNKSDRGIRLPSASNQHRSPSGRPHSRCVTSGQRRFWFLDQLERHNPFHNQLVSLELHGEVEPAELERRLTALTRRHDILRARFTAHEGQPLQQIQAEQPPAFRQVDLQNLSASEREAREAALASAEALHPFDLETGPLLRATLVKRGAAAHLLLLSFHQMICDAGSVPVLVESLAAVLSGHDDVTGTYGEVAERQQQWLRSAEAKEQVEAWRVALDGAPQVLALPTDQARPTVQTYHGETARQDVPLELTRRLEALARAEGVGLFEVLLAALQTVLYRYTGQEDVCIGTPSSLREPAERGVLGWFGNMLVLRGHPRAATSFREQVSQARRTHQWALAHAAVPFEHLVETLQVERSLVFTPYFQVTLELASAPPSFETPGASLRQLPLESRFARYDVSLTVTPGPAGLTLAFTYNTDLFHADTVHRWQGHLLNVLRHAVDAPETRLGELPLLSAEELERTLRTWNQTTAVYPRERLIHELITEQARLRPDAVAVTHGDGRLTYGELERRANQLAHALRAKGLGPGRLAGICVERSLEMLVGLLGILKSGGAYLPLDPTYPRERLRYMLRDSGATLLVTQERLVERLPSQDVPVLVLERESLDPLSVEPPAVHMTSEHPAYVIYTSGSTGKPKGVLLSHRGLVNHVTSLQGTYQLTAEDRILQCTSISFDISLEEIFPTLATGATLVLLPFERLPSVAEFLRMVEHERLTVLNVPTAYWHEWVTDATLRQARPPSDVRLVIVGGERAAPEQLAAWRALTGERLGWFNAYGPTESTITSTLFALPPGAPTPGAHLGIPIGRPIANTRVYLLDANGRPVPLGVPGELYIGGDGLAHGYLGRPELTAERFVPDAFSGEPGARLYRTGDLASRLADGQLRFLGRVDHQVKVRGFRIELGELEAHLMEHPAVRDAVAVAREDTPGQPRLVAYVVPAPPGEAWGDAIDEQELNDEQISQWQTLYDDAYHRAADEEDGEFNTASWNSSYTGQPITAEEMREFVDHSVQRILDLEPRRVLEIGCGTGLLLVRIAPHCEHFTGADFAQGALKGLQRFVDRMSPKLGSVALLHRGAEDFTGIEPGSHDTVVINSVLQHFPTVDYLVKVLEGAVATVGERGRVFVGDVRSLSLLESFALSVELFRARDTLPLEQLSQAVRRRVSLDNELVVDPAFFLALRAHLPRIQRVDLWPKRGQHHNELTCFRYDVVLHVGDAAEAVDPYAGTVLDWKRDGLTLEKLRRRLEAERPEQLAVTRIPNARLTEVSRAREILERDERPTTVGELRAELRGQPEPDCVNPEELWALEAELPYTVSLHWSGGEEDGAVELRLLRQGAVAPPLAPSTERAFVAKPWRAYTNQPLQAALTRQLVPLLQEHLKQRVPEYMVPSAILSLDVLPRTPNGKVDRKALPAPSQATLARQAEAEATRTPVEELLAGIWAEVLGGNAFGLHDSFFELGGHSLLATQVISRVGRAFGVELPLHALFETPTLRGLAEKVTQELRTRRGVSIPPVRAAARGDTVPASSAQRRLWFTQRMDPTGVSYNTPFALELKGRLDVPSLEKSLQALARRHESLRTTFREVDEELVQVIHAFEPRPLPVVDLGGLPESEQARRHQEALDESIRTPFDLERGPLLRQVLIRAGEEDHLLLLTLHHIVSDGWSMGVVVQELGRLYAAFRDGLDSPLEALTLQYADYALWQRQWLQGETLERGLTYWKQQLGSSSGELVMPTDHPRASATHHRSAIQRARVSAPLVSQLEALCRREGVTLFMTLLATWNILLRRYSGQVDINVGTPIANRHRAEIEGLVGFFVNSLVLRTDMSDAPSFRALMHRVRDAALEAYAHQDIPFERIVEAVSPERRADQHPLFQVMFALHNAPLQPPTFDELSMSFEELGTGTAKFELILTAEQDGSELDLALEYDTDLYDAATIERMLGHYQALLASAVRAPDTAITTLPLLTDAERQQLLVDWNATSTDFPRHHCIQQLFTEQAQATPEAIALHFGDEVLTYAQLEAQANQLAWHLQAFGVRPDTLVGLYLERSPTLIVAMLACLKAGGAYLPLDTSYPPERLAFMLQDARAPLLVTTEALSGNLPVPSGVHVIELDSDERVISRRSTRAPATQTAPSNLAYAIYTSGSTGQPKGIVVPHLGVVRLVRDSHFVQLSASDRIAQISNASFDAATFEIWGALLNGGALIGVPRDVSLSPSLFAEYLRRERISALFITSALFTQIVHQVPDAFSTVSTVLFGGESADPGAVRSVLLGGPPQRLINAYGPTENTTFSTWHLISRAPASGYSVPIGVPLSNSTVYVLDEALQPVPIGVPGELYLGGEGLARGYLHQPALTAERFIAHPFEPQARLYKSGDIVRWLPDGQLEFVGRRDHQVKLRGFRIELGEIEAALTRSPDIEECAVLVREDSPGDRRLVAYFTSSQAPAVTELRERLKGSLPEYMVPSAFVRLPSLPLTLNGKVDRKALPSPDGLSAPTDSYVAPRTPIEELLANLWAHLLSVPRVGVEDNFFDLGGHSLLATQLLSRIRANFGKELPLRALFQNATVAGLAQLLSTPMEDTETGPLVPISREQELEASFAQQRLWLVDQLEPGSSFYNVPTVLRVKGALQPRVLEQGLDALVRRHEALRSTFEHRGGRLLVRLADDVPPHTLPIVDLTHVPAVEREARARQLIETEGQRPFDLARGPLLRTLLVRVDEAEHLLLLTVHHIISDGWSLTVLFQELGACYEALASHETPNLPPLPIQYADFAHWQRKWLQGTVQQTQLDYWKKQLAGAPALLELPTDRPRPATQRHRGATRWFNLEAPLVEALRKLSRQEGTTLFMTLLAAWQTLLSRYSGQVDISVGTPFASRNRAELEGLIGYCINSLVMRTDLSGAPSFKELLRRVREVALDAYAHPDVPFEQVVEALQPQRDPRYTPLFQVMFNLQSISTTPLTIRGCEVLPEEVQTGAAKFDMLLALEETATGIIGEFEYDTDLFDAATIERMLGHFQTLLASAVQHPGVSITALPLLTDVERQQLLVDWNTTSTDFPRHHGIHQLFSEQARATPEAIALHFGDEVLTYAQLEARANQLAWHLQSFGVRPDTLIGLYLERSPTLIVAMLACLKAGSAYLPLDTSYPPERLAFMLQDARAPLLVTTEALSGKFSVPDGVHVIDLESDERTVSRQPTTAPATSTTPSNLAYAIYTSGSTGQPKGIVVPHLGVVRLVRGSEYIQLSSQDRVAQVSNASFDAATFEIWGALLNGGTLIGVPRDVSLSPVLFVEHLRSEKVSVLFITTALFNQLANQVPGAFSTLSTVLFGGENVDAGAVRAVLLGGPPSRLLHVYGPTENTTFSTWHLVPQAPLPVHSVPIGIPLSNSTAFVLDDALQPVPVGVPGELYLGGEGLARGYLRQPELTAQRFIPNPFAAGGRLYKSGDIVRRLPEGHLEFVGRRDHQVKLRGFRIELGEIEAALLEQTSVDACVVIVREDVPGDRRLVAYFTSAQPPSSMDLRESLKRSLPEYMVPSAFVCLPALPLSPNGKVDKKALPSPDTEGSRTDDFVEPGSAVEKVVAELMAEILNVSRLGAHDDFFTLGGHSLLATRFISLVQEILQVAVPLRVLFGNPTVATFSEALLNPPADREELLRTAELVLSLSSQPDEAALD; via the coding sequence GTGCCCCCGGCAGCGCACGCTGCGACACGTCCGACAGAACTCGCAGATCCAACGGCTTCTCCTACTCCACCAGAGCCCTCGGCTCCGCGCGGACATGGACCCTGTGTGACACACCCTCAGCCTGGGCGTGCTTCATGGACCCCTCTTGACTTCCAGGCATTACCACTTAAAAGATTTGAATTCGATAAGCAACAGTCACCGGGATTGAGATGGACAAACAACGAGTCGAGCCGCGCGTGCGCCGTTGTGGGTCCCCACTCCACGAATAAATCAGACAGGGGCATTCGCTTGCCTTCCGCCAGCAATCAGCACCGGTCCCCCTCGGGCCGGCCTCATTCCCGTTGTGTCACATCCGGCCAGCGACGCTTCTGGTTCCTGGACCAGTTGGAGCGTCACAATCCCTTCCACAATCAGCTGGTCTCGCTGGAACTTCACGGGGAGGTTGAACCGGCCGAGCTGGAGCGACGTCTCACGGCCTTGACCCGGCGACACGACATCCTGCGAGCGCGCTTCACGGCGCACGAAGGACAGCCGTTGCAACAGATTCAGGCGGAGCAGCCGCCGGCCTTCCGACAGGTGGACCTCCAGAATCTGTCGGCCTCCGAGCGCGAGGCCCGGGAGGCGGCGCTCGCGAGCGCGGAGGCGCTGCACCCGTTCGACCTGGAGACCGGCCCGCTGCTGCGCGCGACGCTGGTGAAGCGGGGCGCGGCGGCGCACCTGCTGTTGCTGTCGTTCCATCAGATGATTTGCGACGCGGGCTCGGTGCCGGTGCTGGTGGAGTCGCTGGCGGCGGTGCTCTCCGGTCACGACGACGTGACGGGGACGTACGGAGAGGTCGCCGAGCGGCAGCAGCAGTGGCTGCGCTCGGCGGAGGCGAAGGAGCAGGTGGAGGCGTGGCGCGTGGCGCTGGACGGCGCGCCCCAGGTGCTCGCGCTCCCCACGGACCAGGCGCGGCCGACGGTCCAGACGTATCACGGTGAGACCGCGCGCCAGGATGTGCCCCTGGAGCTGACGCGCCGGTTGGAGGCGCTCGCCCGGGCGGAGGGCGTGGGCCTGTTCGAGGTGCTGCTCGCGGCGCTCCAGACGGTGCTGTATCGCTACACCGGGCAGGAGGACGTGTGCATCGGCACGCCGTCGAGCCTGCGTGAGCCGGCGGAGCGCGGCGTGCTGGGGTGGTTCGGGAACATGCTCGTGCTGCGCGGCCATCCTCGCGCCGCCACGTCGTTCCGCGAGCAGGTGTCCCAGGCGCGCCGGACGCACCAGTGGGCGCTCGCGCACGCGGCCGTGCCGTTCGAGCACCTGGTGGAGACGCTCCAGGTGGAGCGGAGCCTGGTCTTCACGCCCTACTTCCAGGTGACGCTCGAGCTGGCGTCGGCGCCGCCGTCCTTCGAGACACCGGGCGCGAGCCTGCGGCAGCTCCCGCTGGAGTCCCGCTTCGCCCGGTACGACGTGTCGCTGACGGTGACGCCCGGGCCGGCGGGGTTGACGCTGGCCTTCACCTACAACACGGACCTGTTCCACGCGGACACCGTGCACCGGTGGCAGGGCCACCTGCTCAACGTGCTGAGACACGCGGTGGACGCGCCGGAGACTCGGCTGGGCGAGCTGCCGCTGTTGTCAGCGGAGGAGCTGGAGCGGACGCTCCGGACGTGGAACCAGACGACGGCGGTCTACCCGCGCGAGCGGCTCATCCACGAGCTCATCACCGAGCAGGCCCGCCTGCGACCCGACGCGGTCGCCGTCACGCATGGCGACGGGCGCCTCACGTATGGCGAGCTGGAGCGCCGCGCGAACCAGCTGGCCCACGCGCTGAGGGCAAAGGGCCTGGGGCCGGGACGGCTGGCGGGCATCTGCGTGGAGCGCTCGCTGGAGATGCTCGTCGGACTGCTCGGCATCCTGAAGTCCGGCGGGGCGTACCTGCCGTTGGACCCGACGTATCCCCGGGAGCGGCTGCGCTACATGCTGCGCGACTCGGGCGCGACGCTGCTGGTGACGCAGGAGCGGCTCGTGGAGCGACTGCCGAGCCAGGACGTGCCCGTGCTGGTGTTGGAGCGAGAGTCGCTGGACCCGCTGAGCGTCGAGCCTCCCGCGGTGCACATGACGTCCGAGCATCCGGCGTACGTCATCTACACCTCCGGCTCGACGGGCAAGCCCAAGGGCGTGCTGCTGTCGCACCGGGGCCTGGTCAACCACGTCACCTCGCTCCAGGGGACGTACCAGCTCACGGCGGAGGACCGCATCCTCCAGTGCACCTCCATCAGCTTCGACATCTCGCTGGAGGAGATTTTCCCCACGCTGGCCACCGGCGCCACGCTGGTGCTGCTGCCCTTCGAGCGCCTGCCGTCCGTCGCCGAGTTCCTGCGCATGGTGGAGCACGAGCGGCTCACCGTACTGAACGTCCCCACGGCCTACTGGCACGAGTGGGTCACCGACGCCACGCTCCGACAGGCGCGGCCTCCATCGGACGTCCGGCTGGTCATCGTGGGCGGAGAGCGCGCGGCGCCGGAGCAGCTCGCCGCGTGGCGCGCGCTCACGGGGGAGCGGCTCGGGTGGTTCAACGCCTACGGCCCCACCGAGTCCACCATCACCTCCACGCTCTTCGCGCTGCCACCCGGTGCCCCCACGCCCGGCGCGCACCTGGGCATCCCCATCGGCCGGCCCATCGCCAACACGCGCGTGTACCTGCTGGATGCGAACGGGCGCCCCGTGCCCCTGGGCGTGCCGGGCGAGCTCTACATCGGCGGCGACGGCCTGGCGCACGGCTACCTGGGCCGGCCGGAGCTGACCGCCGAGCGCTTCGTGCCGGACGCGTTCAGCGGTGAGCCGGGCGCGCGCCTGTACCGCACCGGAGATCTGGCCAGCCGGCTCGCGGACGGGCAGCTGCGCTTCCTCGGTCGCGTGGACCACCAGGTGAAGGTGCGCGGCTTCCGCATCGAACTGGGTGAGCTGGAGGCGCACCTGATGGAGCACCCCGCGGTGCGCGACGCGGTGGCGGTGGCGCGCGAGGACACACCGGGGCAGCCCCGGCTGGTGGCCTACGTGGTGCCCGCGCCGCCGGGCGAGGCCTGGGGCGACGCCATCGACGAGCAGGAGCTCAACGACGAGCAGATCTCCCAGTGGCAGACGCTCTACGACGACGCGTACCACCGCGCCGCCGACGAGGAGGACGGCGAGTTCAACACCGCCAGCTGGAACAGCAGCTACACGGGCCAGCCCATCACCGCCGAGGAGATGCGTGAGTTCGTGGACCACTCCGTCCAGCGCATCCTGGACCTGGAGCCTCGCCGGGTGCTGGAGATTGGCTGCGGCACGGGCCTGTTGCTGGTGCGAATCGCGCCGCACTGCGAGCACTTCACCGGCGCGGACTTCGCGCAGGGCGCGCTCAAGGGCCTCCAGCGCTTCGTGGACCGGATGTCGCCGAAGCTCGGCTCGGTGGCGCTGTTGCACCGGGGCGCCGAGGACTTCACGGGCATCGAGCCCGGCTCGCACGACACGGTGGTCATCAACTCCGTGCTCCAGCACTTCCCCACGGTGGACTACCTGGTGAAGGTGCTCGAGGGCGCGGTGGCCACGGTGGGCGAGCGGGGCCGCGTCTTCGTGGGCGACGTGCGCAGCCTGTCGCTGCTGGAGTCCTTCGCGCTCTCCGTGGAGCTGTTCCGGGCGCGGGACACGCTGCCGCTGGAGCAGCTGTCCCAGGCCGTCCGTCGGCGCGTGTCGCTGGACAACGAGCTGGTGGTGGACCCGGCGTTCTTCCTCGCCCTGCGCGCCCACCTGCCCCGCATCCAGCGGGTGGACCTGTGGCCCAAGCGCGGCCAGCACCACAACGAGCTGACGTGCTTCCGCTATGACGTCGTGCTGCACGTCGGCGACGCCGCCGAGGCCGTGGACCCGTACGCGGGCACGGTGCTCGACTGGAAGCGCGACGGGCTCACCCTGGAGAAGCTGCGGCGGAGGCTCGAGGCGGAGCGGCCCGAGCAGCTCGCGGTGACGCGCATCCCCAACGCGCGCCTGACGGAGGTGAGCCGGGCCCGCGAAATCCTGGAGCGCGACGAGCGCCCCACCACGGTGGGAGAGCTGCGCGCCGAGCTGAGGGGCCAGCCGGAACCCGACTGCGTCAACCCGGAGGAGCTCTGGGCCCTGGAGGCCGAGCTCCCCTACACCGTCAGCCTGCACTGGTCCGGAGGCGAGGAGGACGGCGCCGTCGAGCTGCGGCTGCTGCGACAGGGCGCGGTCGCGCCGCCGCTCGCGCCGTCCACCGAGCGGGCCTTCGTGGCGAAGCCGTGGCGCGCGTACACGAACCAGCCGCTGCAGGCGGCCCTGACGCGGCAGCTGGTGCCGCTGCTCCAGGAGCACCTCAAGCAGCGGGTGCCCGAGTACATGGTCCCCTCGGCCATCCTCAGCCTGGATGTCCTGCCGCGCACGCCCAATGGAAAGGTGGACCGCAAGGCGCTCCCCGCCCCCAGCCAGGCGACCCTCGCGCGTCAGGCGGAAGCGGAGGCGACGCGGACGCCGGTGGAGGAGCTGCTCGCCGGCATCTGGGCGGAGGTGCTCGGAGGCAACGCCTTCGGCCTCCACGACAGCTTCTTCGAGCTGGGCGGCCACTCACTGCTCGCCACCCAGGTCATCTCGCGCGTGGGCCGGGCCTTCGGCGTGGAGCTGCCCCTGCATGCGCTGTTCGAGACGCCCACGCTCCGCGGGCTCGCGGAGAAGGTCACCCAGGAGCTGAGGACCCGACGGGGCGTGAGCATTCCCCCCGTGCGCGCGGCGGCCCGGGGCGACACCGTCCCCGCGTCCTCCGCCCAGCGGCGGCTGTGGTTCACGCAGCGGATGGACCCGACGGGGGTCTCCTACAACACGCCGTTCGCCCTCGAGTTGAAGGGGCGGTTGGATGTCCCCTCGCTGGAGAAGAGCCTGCAGGCGCTGGCGCGACGCCACGAGTCGCTGCGCACCACCTTCCGCGAGGTCGACGAGGAGCTGGTCCAGGTCATCCACGCGTTCGAGCCGCGGCCCCTGCCCGTGGTGGACCTGGGCGGGCTGCCCGAGTCCGAGCAGGCGCGGCGACACCAGGAGGCGCTGGACGAGAGCATCCGGACGCCGTTCGACCTGGAGCGCGGCCCGCTGCTGCGTCAGGTGCTCATCCGCGCGGGCGAGGAGGACCACCTCCTGCTGCTGACGCTGCACCACATCGTCTCCGACGGTTGGTCCATGGGCGTGGTCGTCCAGGAGCTGGGCCGGCTGTACGCGGCCTTCCGGGACGGGCTCGACTCACCGCTGGAGGCGCTGACGCTCCAGTACGCGGACTATGCCCTGTGGCAACGGCAGTGGCTCCAGGGCGAGACGCTGGAGCGGGGGCTGACCTACTGGAAGCAGCAGCTGGGCTCGTCGTCGGGCGAGCTGGTGATGCCCACGGACCACCCGCGCGCCTCGGCGACGCACCACCGCTCCGCCATCCAGCGCGCCCGGGTGAGCGCGCCGCTGGTCTCACAGCTCGAGGCCCTGTGCCGCCGTGAAGGCGTCACCCTGTTCATGACGTTGCTGGCCACCTGGAACATCCTGCTCAGGCGCTACAGCGGGCAGGTGGACATCAACGTCGGCACGCCCATCGCGAACCGACACCGTGCCGAAATCGAAGGGCTGGTCGGCTTCTTCGTCAACTCGCTCGTCCTGCGCACGGACATGTCGGACGCGCCGTCGTTCCGCGCGCTGATGCACCGGGTGCGAGACGCCGCGCTCGAGGCCTACGCGCACCAGGACATCCCCTTCGAGCGCATCGTCGAGGCGGTGAGCCCGGAGCGCCGGGCCGACCAGCATCCGCTGTTCCAGGTGATGTTCGCGCTGCACAACGCGCCGCTCCAGCCGCCCACGTTCGACGAGCTGAGCATGTCGTTCGAGGAGCTGGGCACGGGCACGGCCAAGTTCGAGCTCATCCTCACGGCCGAGCAGGACGGCTCGGAGCTGGACCTGGCCCTGGAGTACGACACGGACCTGTACGACGCGGCCACGATCGAACGAATGCTCGGCCACTACCAGGCCCTGCTCGCCTCCGCCGTCCGCGCGCCCGACACCGCCATCACCACGCTCCCGCTCCTCACCGACGCCGAGCGCCAGCAGCTCCTCGTCGACTGGAACGCCACCTCCACCGACTTCCCCCGCCACCACTGCATCCAGCAGCTCTTCACCGAGCAGGCGCAGGCCACCCCGGAGGCCATCGCCCTCCACTTCGGTGACGAGGTCCTCACCTACGCCCAGTTGGAGGCCCAGGCCAACCAGCTCGCGTGGCACCTCCAGGCCTTCGGTGTCCGTCCGGACACGCTCGTGGGTCTCTACCTGGAGCGCTCCCCCACGCTCATCGTCGCGATGCTCGCGTGCCTCAAGGCGGGCGGTGCGTACCTCCCGCTGGACACGTCCTATCCGCCCGAGCGCCTCGCGTTCATGCTCCAGGATGCACGGGCGCCGCTCCTCGTCACCACCGAGGCGCTCTCCGGCAACCTCCCCGTCCCCAGCGGCGTGCACGTCATCGAGCTCGACTCCGACGAGCGCGTCATCTCGCGGCGGTCCACGCGGGCGCCCGCGACGCAGACGGCCCCGTCGAACCTCGCGTACGCCATCTACACGTCGGGCTCGACGGGCCAGCCCAAGGGCATCGTCGTCCCCCACCTCGGCGTCGTCCGGCTCGTCCGCGACTCCCACTTCGTCCAGCTCTCCGCGTCCGACCGCATCGCGCAGATCTCCAACGCCTCGTTCGACGCCGCCACCTTTGAAATCTGGGGCGCGCTGCTCAACGGCGGTGCGCTCATCGGCGTGCCGCGCGACGTCTCGCTCTCACCTTCGCTCTTCGCCGAGTACCTGCGTCGCGAGCGCATCTCCGCCCTCTTCATCACCAGCGCCCTCTTCACGCAGATCGTCCATCAGGTCCCCGACGCCTTCTCCACGGTGTCCACCGTCCTCTTCGGCGGCGAGAGCGCGGACCCGGGGGCCGTTCGTTCCGTCCTCCTCGGCGGTCCTCCCCAACGGCTCATCAACGCCTACGGCCCCACGGAGAACACCACCTTCAGCACGTGGCATCTCATCTCGCGGGCGCCCGCGTCCGGGTACTCGGTCCCCATCGGAGTCCCGCTCTCCAACTCCACCGTCTACGTGCTCGACGAGGCGCTCCAGCCGGTGCCCATCGGCGTTCCGGGCGAGCTGTACCTCGGCGGCGAGGGACTGGCGCGCGGATACCTGCACCAGCCCGCGCTCACCGCGGAGCGCTTCATCGCCCATCCCTTCGAGCCCCAGGCCCGGCTCTACAAGTCGGGGGACATCGTGCGCTGGCTGCCGGATGGACAGCTGGAGTTCGTCGGACGACGCGACCACCAGGTGAAGCTCCGCGGCTTCCGCATCGAGCTGGGTGAAATCGAGGCCGCGCTCACGCGGTCCCCGGACATCGAGGAGTGCGCCGTCCTGGTCCGCGAGGACAGCCCCGGAGACCGACGGCTCGTCGCCTACTTCACGTCCTCGCAGGCCCCGGCCGTCACGGAGCTTCGCGAACGGCTCAAGGGCTCGCTGCCGGAGTACATGGTTCCGTCCGCCTTCGTCCGCCTCCCGAGCCTGCCGCTCACGCTCAACGGCAAGGTCGACCGGAAGGCGCTCCCGTCTCCCGACGGGCTCTCCGCGCCCACCGACAGCTACGTCGCGCCGCGCACGCCCATCGAGGAGCTGCTCGCCAACCTCTGGGCCCACCTGCTCTCGGTCCCTCGCGTCGGCGTCGAGGACAACTTCTTCGACCTGGGCGGGCACTCCCTGCTCGCCACCCAGCTGCTCTCGCGCATCCGCGCGAACTTCGGCAAGGAGCTGCCGCTTCGCGCCCTCTTCCAGAACGCCACGGTGGCGGGGCTCGCGCAGCTCTTGTCCACGCCCATGGAGGACACGGAGACAGGTCCCCTGGTCCCCATCTCGCGCGAGCAGGAGCTGGAGGCGTCCTTCGCACAGCAGCGCCTGTGGCTCGTGGACCAGCTCGAGCCGGGCAGCTCGTTCTACAACGTGCCCACGGTGCTCCGCGTGAAGGGGGCGCTGCAGCCGCGAGTCCTGGAGCAGGGCCTGGATGCGCTCGTCCGTCGCCATGAGGCGCTGCGCTCGACGTTCGAGCACCGAGGCGGACGGCTCCTGGTGCGGTTGGCCGACGACGTCCCGCCGCACACCCTCCCCATCGTCGACCTGACGCACGTCCCGGCCGTGGAGCGGGAGGCGCGGGCACGGCAGCTCATCGAGACCGAGGGCCAGCGTCCGTTCGACCTCGCCCGAGGCCCGCTGCTGCGCACCCTGCTCGTCCGCGTGGACGAGGCCGAGCACCTGCTGCTGCTGACCGTGCATCACATCATCTCGGATGGATGGTCGCTGACCGTCCTCTTCCAGGAGCTCGGGGCCTGCTACGAGGCCCTCGCCTCCCACGAGACGCCGAACCTCCCGCCACTGCCCATCCAGTACGCGGACTTCGCGCACTGGCAGCGCAAGTGGCTCCAGGGGACGGTGCAGCAGACGCAGCTCGACTACTGGAAGAAGCAGCTGGCCGGAGCGCCCGCGCTGCTGGAGCTGCCCACGGACCGTCCTCGGCCCGCCACCCAGCGACACCGGGGCGCCACGCGGTGGTTCAACCTGGAGGCCCCGCTCGTCGAGGCGCTGCGGAAGCTGAGCCGCCAGGAGGGCACCACGCTGTTCATGACGCTGCTCGCGGCGTGGCAGACCTTGCTGTCCCGCTACAGCGGACAGGTGGACATCAGCGTCGGCACCCCTTTCGCCAGCCGCAATCGCGCGGAGCTGGAGGGGCTCATCGGCTACTGCATCAACTCGCTGGTCATGCGCACGGACCTGTCCGGCGCGCCGTCGTTCAAGGAGCTGCTGCGCCGCGTGCGCGAGGTGGCCCTGGATGCGTACGCGCACCCGGACGTCCCCTTCGAGCAGGTCGTCGAGGCGCTCCAGCCCCAGCGAGACCCGCGCTACACACCGCTCTTCCAGGTGATGTTCAACCTCCAGAGCATCTCCACGACACCGCTGACGATTCGTGGCTGCGAGGTCCTCCCCGAGGAGGTTCAAACAGGCGCCGCGAAGTTCGACATGCTGCTGGCCCTGGAGGAGACCGCCACCGGCATCATCGGAGAGTTCGAGTACGACACGGACCTGTTCGACGCGGCCACCATCGAGCGCATGCTGGGTCACTTCCAGACCCTGCTCGCCTCCGCCGTCCAGCACCCGGGTGTCTCCATCACCGCGCTCCCGCTCCTCACGGACGTCGAGCGCCAGCAGCTCCTCGTCGACTGGAACACCACCTCCACCGACTTCCCCCGCCACCACGGCATCCACCAGCTCTTCTCCGAGCAGGCCCGGGCCACGCCGGAGGCCATCGCCCTCCACTTCGGTGACGAGGTCCTCACCTACGCGCAGTTGGAGGCGCGCGCCAACCAACTCGCATGGCACCTGCAGTCCTTCGGCGTCCGTCCGGACACGCTCATCGGCCTCTACCTGGAGCGCTCCCCCACGCTCATCGTCGCGATGCTCGCGTGCCTCAAGGCGGGCAGCGCCTACCTCCCGCTGGACACGTCCTATCCACCCGAGCGCCTCGCCTTCATGCTCCAGGATGCTCGGGCGCCGCTCCTCGTCACCACCGAGGCCCTCTCGGGGAAGTTCTCGGTTCCCGACGGCGTGCACGTCATCGACCTCGAGTCCGACGAGCGCACCGTGTCACGGCAGCCCACGACGGCTCCCGCGACGAGCACCACGCCGTCGAACCTCGCGTACGCCATCTACACATCGGGTTCGACGGGTCAGCCCAAGGGCATCGTCGTCCCCCACCTCGGCGTCGTCCGCCTCGTCCGCGGCTCCGAGTACATCCAGCTGTCCTCCCAGGACCGCGTCGCGCAGGTCTCCAACGCCTCGTTCGACGCCGCCACCTTCGAAATCTGGGGCGCGCTGCTCAACGGCGGCACCCTCATCGGTGTCCCGCGCGATGTCTCGCTCTCGCCCGTGCTCTTCGTCGAGCACCTGCGAAGCGAGAAGGTCTCCGTCCTCTTCATCACGACCGCGCTGTTCAACCAGCTGGCGAATCAAGTCCCGGGCGCCTTCTCCACGCTGTCCACCGTGCTCTTCGGTGGCGAGAACGTCGATGCCGGCGCCGTCCGCGCGGTCCTCCTCGGCGGGCCTCCCTCCCGGCTGCTCCACGTCTACGGGCCCACCGAGAACACCACCTTCAGCACCTGGCATCTCGTCCCACAGGCGCCCCTGCCCGTGCACTCGGTGCCCATCGGCATCCCGCTCTCCAACTCCACCGCCTTCGTGCTCGACGACGCGCTCCAGCCCGTGCCCGTCGGTGTCCCGGGAGAGCTGTACCTGGGAGGCGAGGGGCTGGCGCGCGGCTACCTCCGTCAGCCCGAGCTGACCGCGCAGCGCTTCATCCCGAACCCCTTCGCGGCCGGAGGCAGGCTCTACAAGTCGGGCGACATCGTGCGCCGGCTGCCGGAGGGCCACCTGGAGTTCGTCGGCCGCCGCGACCACCAGGTGAAGCTCCGTGGCTTCCGCATCGAGCTGGGCGAAATCGAAGCGGCGCTGCTCGAGCAGACCTCGGTCGACGCATGCGTCGTCATCGTCCGGGAGGACGTACCGGGAGACCGGAGGCTCGTCGCCTACTTCACCTCCGCGCAGCCGCCCTCCAGCATGGACCTGCGCGAGAGCCTCAAGCGCTCCCTGCCGGAGTACATGGTGCCGTCCGCCTTCGTCTGCCTCCCGGCCCTGCCGCTGTCGCCCAACGGCAAGGTCGACAAGAAGGCGCTCCCGTCGCCCGATACGGAGGGCTCGCGGACCGATGACTTCGTCGAGCCCGGCTCTGCGGTGGAGAAGGTCGTGGCGGAGCTGATGGCGGAGATCCTCAACGTCTCACGCCTCGGCGCGCACGATGACTTCTTCACGCTGGGCGGCCACTCGCTGCTCGCCACGCGCTTCATCTCCCTGGTCCAGGAGATCCTCCAGGTCGCCGTCCCGCTGCGAGTCCTCTTCGGGAATCCGACGGTCGCGACCTTCTCGGAGGCCCTCCTGAATCCCCCGGCGGACCGGGAGGAGCTGCTTCGCACCGCGGAGCTGGTCCTGTCGCTGTCGTCCCAGCCCGACGAAGCGGCCCTCGACTGA